The sequence below is a genomic window from Oxobacter pfennigii.
AATAGCTTTTTTGCACTAACTTGCGATAATTTGTAATCTACCTGCAATTTTACCGGTTGAGTTAATTGTAATTTGCTTCGAGCCTAGTTGTCAACATAAATTGCTGGAAAACTTTAACCAGTTAACTATATACACCATGCAGAATTTATCTGTGCCTTAGTCAATGGAAGAATTATTGGCACAGTTAGCCATTTGATGGAAAAACATCTGAATTTCATTGATGCTCTTCCCTTAAGAAAATATTTTTAGTAAGAATAAATGCGGTTCTAATGGGCGGCCGTCAGCATATTCAGCTTGAAATTCGCCTGGGTGAACAACGCTTTCAAGTTGTAATTTAGAAACATCTTCCTGCAGCGCAGCCAGGCCTTTTCCTGGCTTTTATAAAGTTTCATGCTTCGGATTTTATGAATACCCTGCATATTTAATACAGTATCATATAGAAATATCCCAGCCCTCTTTCGCCGGCATTATATGTCATTCCTAATTTTAAGGCCATAGCGCAGATATCCATGCCGCTGCCTTCCATTGAATACCTTATTTGCTCGGGATGCCGGCAAGGCTCATTTGTTAATACGGCGCATTTCGGACATAAATCACATCCTCCGCCTGTCCGCACTTCTACGGGCAATTCCTTCAGTTCCTTCCGGAGCCGGCTGATTCGTGCCCTGCTCTCCTTCATCTGATTCTCCCAGCCTTCCCTGGTGTCCGGCATTGCCATTATCTTGTTCACTATCATTGCATTGCTGTACTTCAAAACCCGGGATTTATTTGCCTCCAAGTCACCTGAAAAAGGCGGACAGGCATAGTTTTTTCCGGAATTAGGGCATTTGAGGCACTGTCCGATTACATCATCGGTAAAAATGATATCTTTTGTTTCGATTTCCATATGTTCGTCAAAGCCGCATTCATCTACCATATTTATAATTTTCTCTATCAACATGATGATCCCCCTTTATTTTTTATACCCTTATGTATCTAATTTAAGCGTTACCTATAACAAAATGCAATACCAACCTTAAAACATGATTTGACAAAAGCCCCTCAGATCACTCTGAGGGGCTTTTGTATTGTAAGGAATGCAGGTTACATTCTCCCGGAAACATTCAGGTAAGCATAAACATGCTTCAGGAAGGCAGTTCCTTCTATCTTTAATTCAGTAAATAAGACATTATCGAGGATCATTTTTCAATCAAAGACCAAAGCTGCTCTTCAATGCCTTTGTTCACTGCTCCTTCTCCGCCGAACAAGGTCATTCCGCTCAGCTTGCGGCTCTTCAAATACTCAACGAAGCTGTTTGATAAGCTGCTGTCCACCAGTATAATCGGTGAATTGTGCTTTGCGGCATAAACACTTCCTGCAAGTGCATCGGGGAAGTCATTGCCTGTGGCTATGC
It includes:
- a CDS encoding DUF2284 domain-containing protein → MLIEKIINMVDECGFDEHMEIETKDIIFTDDVIGQCLKCPNSGKNYACPPFSGDLEANKSRVLKYSNAMIVNKIMAMPDTREGWENQMKESRARISRLRKELKELPVEVRTGGGCDLCPKCAVLTNEPCRHPEQIRYSMEGSGMDICAMALKLGMTYNAGERGLGYFYMILY